The sequence below is a genomic window from Bacillota bacterium.
CGGGGTTGGCCTCGCCTTCGGCCGGGACGTGTACCTCGGCCCGCACCCCAGTGAGCAAGAACTCCGGGTCGTACGAGGCAAGGTACAGGCCTCCGGCGTCGTCGAAGTAGTCCATCCACATCATCGATGCGAGGCCGCAGTACGTGGTCTCACGGGCATACAGCCCCGGCGCCTCTCGGAGGGTCTGGGCCCTGTCCAAGCGCTGGTAGCGCTCGCTACGGTACACGTCGGCCGGGCGGGCGCACCGCTCGCCGGCGTGGTGGGGATAAACGAGGTTGTCCTCGCCGGCAATCGGCTCCCAGGCGAGCCCTCGCAGCAGGGGAAAGAGCACCTCCACGATGGCCAGCTCCGGGATTTCGTTGCGCAGGGTGATGCGCCAGACGGAGACGTCTGGGTCGCAGCCGAGCTCAGGATGAAGCGCTCCGCTTTCCACAGTGACCGTGGAGCGGACGGGCCAGCGGTGTCCGAGGCGGTCCACCGCGTCGCGGAAGCGCAACGTGAAGCCTGCCTGTCCACCCAAGGCACCGGCGGGAGCCGGTTCGACCGCTTCAACGGCTCCGGGCACCAGTACGCGGTCGGTCTCAGGTGGTCGCTTGCCCCGCAAGGCGGAGGCCGATAGCATGCGAAGTTCGAAGAGAGGCGACTGCACGCTTCGTCCGGCCCGGATGACGGACCGCTGGCTGCGCTGATCCCGGAGCTCCAGCAGCTCACCGGTGCCCGGATCAAGGACAGCGTGCAGGCGGCCAGCATGTAAGCGGTGTCCTGTGTTTCGCGGAAGCCCGCTCATCGTATGGCCACCCTCCTTGGCCTCCAATCCGGCTAATAACCCAGCTCGACAAAGCGCCGGCGCGCCGCGGCGTTGCGTTCGGGGGCACCAGGGAGGTGGTTGCTCACGAGAACGCTCGGCAGACGCCCCGCGGCGAGCATCCGTTCCACGACGTGGGCCGTGAGCGTCCACATCAGATAAGCGGCGGCGATCCCCGAAACGGGGCAGATGGCCGCACCGAGGTCGGGCACACGAACCACGGCGTCACCGACCGGCGTGGCATGGTCGAGGACGATGTCGGCCACCTCGAACAGCCGCTTTCCAGAGGGATGGGTGCTCTCCAGCGCTCGCGCGTAGACGGTCGACGTGATGGCAATGGTGTGAAGGCCCATGCGACGAGCCTCGAGGGCCAGGCCGACGGCCAGGCGGCTTACGCCGGACACCGACCCGATGATGAGAACGTCGCCGGCAGCGCACGCCGATTGGGAGAGGATAAGGCGGGCGAGCCCGTCGAGCTCGTCCCAGTTGAGCCGTACCCGCCCCGCCGCCTCCGGGCGAGGGCGGGCCGCGTGGTGGACCTCGAGGGTGGTGCGGATGGGCGAAAACAGCAGTAGCCCGCCGGCCCGGCCCACCAGTTCGTGGGTGAGCATGTGTCCCGTGTCGTATAGGTGGCAGGCGTGCCCGCCGGTGACCGCCTCGGTGATCAGGGCAGCCGCGCGATCGATGGCTTCGGCCTGGGTGGACCGGATGCAGGCCAGCACCCGCTCGACCGCCTGAAAGTACTGTCGCTGCAGGCTTTCGGGAGAGTTCACCCGCTAACGCCTCCTCGTCCCGGCGCCATGACCACTGTCTCTACCGTCGCATCGAGTCGCCGCAGCATGGCGTCGTCGGGGGTAAGCCCGAGAACCTCGAGGGCCCGGAGCGCAGCCCCCACGAACGGCTGGTAGCGGGGAGGCACCCACCGGGCGTTCGGGAACGACTCCAGAACCCGCCCGACGAAGGCCTCGAGGACGAAAGGGCCGCTGCGTCCTACTCCACCCGTCAGGGATACCGGGAAGCTCTCGTCGTGCCACTCCAGGAGCGTTGCTACCGAACAGGCCAGCTCCCCGAGCTGCCGCCCGGCCGCCTCGAGGATTCCCCGTGCGACGGCATCGCCTTCGCGGGCGGCCTCGGACACGAGCATCGCGAGGCTCGCCAGGCGGTGGCGGCTCATGGACGCCGAGTAGACGATGTGGCGGAGCTCCGTTTCGTATCCGTAGTGGAGCGTGGCCCGCAAGCGTTCGGAGAGCAGTGTCTCGGGGCCGCGCCGTTCGTAAGCACGGATGACTGCCCGGATGGCCTCCAGGGCGATCCAGTAGCCGCTTCCCTCGTCGCCCAAAAGCGGGCCCCAGCCACCGATCACCCTGACATTGCCGCGCCGCCGGCCGTAGCCAAACGAACCCGTCCCGGCCAGCACCACCACCCCGTCCTGCCCTCCGAGCGCTCCCACGAACGCAGACGGAGCATCGTCCTCCATGACCAGCTGGCCCGGCACCACGAGCCCGTCCAGGGCCGATTCGGCTGTGGCCCGTGGCAGGCCCGGAGAAGAGAAGCACACCGCCTCGACCCGGACAGGAAGCGCCGTCGCTCCCAAGGCCTGACGCACCACGGTGCGGATGGCGAAGCGGGCGTCCTCTTCGGAGACGAAGTAGAGGTTGGTCGGCCCGCCGAAGCCGATGCCCAGGATGGCCCCGTCCTCGCGCATCAGGATGCCGATGCTCTTGCTCCCGCCGCTATCAATGCCGAGAACGACGCGCCCGTTCGCGCTGTCGGCCGCCTGGCCGTCGGGTGCGCCTGGAATGTTCACGTCGTGCCTCCTTTCTCACGGGAGGCGGGGCGGTATCCTTCGAGGTGGAACTTGAGCACGAACCGATCGCTGCGGTACACCGTCCGGGTCAGAGAAACCCGGCGGTGCCCGGTCGCCTCCGTGATCCGCTCGGCGACAAGTACCGGAAATCCTGGCGGAATCCCGAGGAACTCCGCCAGCTCGGAAGAGGCTGCTTCTGCCCACACGCTCTCGTCGGCCGACAGGAGCATCAGCCCCAGGCGTTCTTCGAGCAGCCGGTACAGCGGCTGCTCGTCGAGCCACGTCTCGGGATGCTCGCCAAGACCCTCGGCCATCGAGCCGCGGAGCAGGTCGAAGGGCACATAGAGCTCCTGCAGGGCGCACGGCTCCCCGGCGGCCAGGCGCAAGTGCCGAACGTGCAACACCAGCTCGTCGTCGGACATGTCCAGCTGCCAGGCCACCCGGGCGCCGGCAGGCTGCAGGGCCGACCCCAGGGGCCGGGAGCTGATCGGGATACCTCGTTCGCTCATCGCCTCGGCGAAGCTGCGCAGCGGAACGCTCCCGGCGGGGACCGCCATGCCCACCACGAAGGTCCCCTGCCCGGCGCGCCGGACGAGCACCCCGTCCATCGCCAGGGTGTTGACGGCCTGCTTGACGGTGGCGGTGCCCACTCCGAACTCCTTCGCCAGCTCTGCTTCTGTGGGGAGCCGGGCACCCACGGGATAAGTCCCCGCTCGGATGCGAGCCAGAATCGCATCCTTCACCTGGACGTACAGCGGGACCGGGTCCCGTCGCCGAACGCCGGCCACCGGAATCCTCCCTAACGACGCTTAAACCGCTTAAGGTGCTTAAACCGTTCGGCACGTACGTCGAACCTCCTGCTTGCCGCGCAGGCAAAGAAAAGGAGTGGGAGGGAGAGCTCAGCGGGGCGCAGCGGGACGGTCAG
It includes:
- a CDS encoding sugar isomerase domain-containing protein, which codes for MNSPESLQRQYFQAVERVLACIRSTQAEAIDRAAALITEAVTGGHACHLYDTGHMLTHELVGRAGGLLLFSPIRTTLEVHHAARPRPEAAGRVRLNWDELDGLARLILSQSACAAGDVLIIGSVSGVSRLAVGLALEARRMGLHTIAITSTVYARALESTHPSGKRLFEVADIVLDHATPVGDAVVRVPDLGAAICPVSGIAAAYLMWTLTAHVVERMLAAGRLPSVLVSNHLPGAPERNAAARRRFVELGY
- a CDS encoding BadF/BadG/BcrA/BcrD ATPase family protein, which encodes MNIPGAPDGQAADSANGRVVLGIDSGGSKSIGILMREDGAILGIGFGGPTNLYFVSEEDARFAIRTVVRQALGATALPVRVEAVCFSSPGLPRATAESALDGLVVPGQLVMEDDAPSAFVGALGGQDGVVVLAGTGSFGYGRRRGNVRVIGGWGPLLGDEGSGYWIALEAIRAVIRAYERRGPETLLSERLRATLHYGYETELRHIVYSASMSRHRLASLAMLVSEAAREGDAVARGILEAAGRQLGELACSVATLLEWHDESFPVSLTGGVGRSGPFVLEAFVGRVLESFPNARWVPPRYQPFVGAALRALEVLGLTPDDAMLRRLDATVETVVMAPGRGGVSG
- a CDS encoding GntR family transcriptional regulator, whose amino-acid sequence is MAGVRRRDPVPLYVQVKDAILARIRAGTYPVGARLPTEAELAKEFGVGTATVKQAVNTLAMDGVLVRRAGQGTFVVGMAVPAGSVPLRSFAEAMSERGIPISSRPLGSALQPAGARVAWQLDMSDDELVLHVRHLRLAAGEPCALQELYVPFDLLRGSMAEGLGEHPETWLDEQPLYRLLEERLGLMLLSADESVWAEAASSELAEFLGIPPGFPVLVAERITEATGHRRVSLTRTVYRSDRFVLKFHLEGYRPASREKGGTT